One Lepisosteus oculatus isolate fLepOcu1 chromosome 13, fLepOcu1.hap2, whole genome shotgun sequence genomic region harbors:
- the LOC102693838 gene encoding extracellular calcium-sensing receptor-like encodes MRDHHQQSLSSGAILTTAETEPRKHMEAEQPICRLQGRTAFPHLSKEGDIMIGGVIQIHSNTEEKKHFFKTEPNPTKCKGFLIGEFQSAQTIIFAIEEINNRTDLLPGICLGYKIYDTCGSIPLAIRAALALMNGNEETLSNTSCSRPTAVQAIIGESASTPTIAMSAGVGPFRIPVISHFATCACLSNRRRFPSFFRTIPSDYYQSRALAQLVKHFGWTWVGTIRVDNDYGHNGMATFVEAAEKEGICIEYSEVVHQSHSRQKILKNVEVIKKSTSKVIVAFLEQGDVIVLIKELSLQNVTGLQWIGSEAWITASDVSTAEGYEVLTGSMGFAVTKNKIDGFREFLLNVHPSKSPGNALLNEFWETAFNCTLKNNDNAKKLCTGLEDLGELKNGYATTSEARIFNNVYKAVYAVAYSLHNLLQCKKGPSANSCDNSIQIEPWQVLEQLKKVNFTTKTGENIFFDGNGDSTARYDLVNWQHVNGSTIQFMTIGYYDASLPAGHQIVMNQVKMVWTGGQLEKPESMCSESCLPGTRKAVQRGRPVCCYDCIQCAEGEISNTTDSNDCIQCPLDYWSNENRDECVIKIIEFLSFEEIMGILLMIFSLAGAFLTICIALVFLKYKDSPIVKANNSELSFLLLFSLTLCFLCSLTFIGQPSDWSCMLRHTAFGITFVLCISCVLGKTIVVLMAFRATLPGNNIMKWFGPTQQRLSVLAFTLVQVLICVLWLITSPPFPNKNMKYYAEKIILECDLGSAGAFWAVLGYIGFLSAMCFVLAFLARKLPDNFNEAKFITFSMLIFCAVWLTFIPAYISSPGKYTVAVEIFAILASSFGLLFCIFAPKCYIILLKPELNTRKHLMGKIPTKSL; translated from the exons ATGCGGGACCACCACCAGCAATCCCTGAGCAGTGGGGCAATACTCACTACTGCTGAGACAGAGCCGAGAAAACACATGGAGG CAGAACAACCCATCTGCAGGCTTCAAGGAAGAACAGCATTTCCACATCTATCAAAAGAAGGGGACATCATGATCGGGGGAGTGATTCAAATTCACAGCAACACTGAAGAGAAAAAGCATTTCTTTAAAACTGAACCAAATCCTACAAAATGCAAAGG cttCCTCATTGGAGAATTTCAGTCAGCACAAACAATAATCTTTGCTATTGAAGAAATAAACAACAGGACAGATCTTCTTCCTGGCATTTGTTTGGGATATAAGATCTATGACACATGTGGTTCAATACCTTTAGCTATAAGAGCAGCTTTGGCTTTAATGAATGGAAATGAGGAAACTCTTTCTAACACCTCCTGCTCCAGGCCAACTGCTGTTCAAGCTATAATAGGAGAATCTGCCTCAACACCCACTATTGCGATGTCAGCAGGAGTTGGACCTTTTCGAATCCCTGTG ATCAGTCACTTTGCTACCTGTGCATGTCTGAGCAATAGAAGAAGATTCCCTTCATTCTTCAGAACCATCCCCAGTGACTATTATCAGAGCAGAGCCCTGGCTCAGcttgtgaagcactttggatGGACCTGGGTTGGGACCATAAGAGTTGACAATGATTATGGCCACAATGGAATGGCTACTTTTGTGGAAGCTGCAGAGAAGGAAGGAATCTGTATTGAATATTCAGAGGTGGTTCATCAGTCTCATTCCAGGCAAAAAATTCTTAAGAATGTAGAAGTGATCAAAAAGAGCACTTCAAAGGTTATTGTTGCCTTCTTAGAGCAAGGGGATGTAATTGTTTTGATTAAAGAATTATCCCTTCAAAATGTAACTGGTCTCCAGTGGATTGGCAGTGAAGCCTGGATCACTGCTAGTGATGTTTCAACAGCAGAAGGTTATGAAGTTCTGACTGGATCTATGGGATTTGCTGTcactaaaaacaaaattgatgGATTTAGAGAGTTTTTATTGAATGTGCACCCATCAAAATCTCCGGGCAATGCTCTCTTAAATGAATTTTGGGAGACTGCATTTAATTGTACTCTGAAAAACAATGACAATGCCAAAAAACTGTGTACAGGGTTAGAAGATTTAGgagaattaaaaaatggataTGCAACAACGTCTGAGGCTAGAATATTCAATAATGTGTATAAAGCAGTGTATGCTGTTGCATATTCTCTTCATAATTTACTTCAATGCAAGAAAGGTCCTTCTGCCAATAGCTGTgataattcaattcaaattgaaCCATGGCAG GTACTTGAGCAACTGAAAAAAGTGAACTTCACAACTAAGActggagaaaatatattttttgatgGCAATGGTGATTCAACAGCAAGATATGACTTAGTGAACTGGCAGCATGTTAATGGGAGCACCATTCAGTTCATGACCATCGGTTACTATGATGCTTCACTGCCAGCAGGTCATCAGATTGTCATGAATCAAGTTAAGATGGTTTGGACAGGTGGGCAACTTGAG AAGCCTGAGTCAATGTGCAGTGAGAGCTGTCTCCCTGGCACTCGAAAGGCTGTTCAGAGAGGAAGGCCTGTGTGTTGCTATGATTGCATTCAGTGTGCTGAAGGAGAGATCAGCAACACCACAG ATTCTAATGATTGCATCCAATGTCCTTTGGATTATTGGTCAAATGAGAACCGAGATGaatgtgtaataaaaataatagaattcCTGTCTTTTGAAGAAATCATGGGAATACTGCTCATGATATTTTCTCTGGCTGGTGCTTTCTTAACCATATGCATAGCTTTAGTCTTCCTCAAATATAAAGACAGTCCAATTGTCAAAGCCAATAACTCTGAATTAAGTttccttctgctcttttcattgaCTCTCTGTTTCCTCTGTTCACTTACTTTCATTGGCCAGCCCTCTGACTGGTCCTGTATGTTGCGCCACACAGCATTTGGGATCACATTTGTCCTGTGCATCTCCTGTGTTCTGGGGAAAACAATAGTGGTGTTAATGGCCTTTAGGGCTACACTCCCAGGCAACAACATTATGAAATGGTTTGGGCCCACACAGCAGCGATTAAGTGTTCTTGCTTTCACACTTGTACAGGTCTTGATTTGTGTTCTTTGGTTGATAACATCACCTCCTTTTCCTAACAAGAACATGAAATACTATGCAGAGAAAATCATTCTGGAGTGTGACCTGGGATCTGCAGGTGCATTCTGGGCTGTGTTAGGGTATATAGGATTCCTCTCTGCCATGTGCTTTGTACTCGCTTTCTTGGCTCGGAAGCTGCCTGATAACTTCAATGaagccaaattcattacattcagcATGCTCATATTCTGTGCTGTCTGGCTGACATTCATTCCAGCTTATATCAGCTCTCCTGGgaagtatacagtagctgtagaaATATTTGCCATTTTGGCTTCTAGTTTTGGTTTACTGTTCTGTATATTTGCACCTAAATGCTACATAATTCTGCTTAAGCCTGAACTGAATACAAGGAAACACCTAATGGGTAAAATACCCACAAAGTCGCTTTAA
- the LOC138242236 gene encoding extracellular calcium-sensing receptor-like, producing MPSGTYWVSLTRDQQRRLRALIAENEDLFIARDEDCSRTTLVQHNIDTAQQPVCQLQGRAAFPHFSKDGDIMIGGMFQIHSNIDAKMFHFKTKPEPLDCRSLNIGELQSAQTMIFTIEEINNSTEILPGISLGYKIYDSCDSSPSCVRAAMALMNGNEKTLSDTSCSRPAAVQAIIGESASSPTVAISEAVGPFRIPVISHFATCACLSNRRRFPSFFRTIPSDYYQSRALAQLVKHFGWTWVGTIRTDNDYGNNGMATFVQAAQKEGICIEYSVSIHQSDSREKFLQTVEIIKRSTAKVIVTFLVQRDITALIKELSLQNVTGHQWIGSEAWITTSNVATAEGSHVLRGSIGFSVIKTNIEGLGEFLTNVYPSEIPISGPQNRFGETEYNCSLTDEGNVEIPCANLENKRELKNINTEEYDFRTYNNVYKAVYAVAHSLHNILECKKGQGLTGNYSCAKGITPKPWQVYQYLKKVNFTTKTGEQVSFDDNGDPPARYELVNWQVVNGSTVQFMTVGYYDASLPAGHQFFMNQVNIVWAGGQHKKPESVCSESCLPGTRKAVQRGRPVCCYDCIHCADGEISNTTDSTTCVQCPVEYWSNEKRDKCMLKAMEFLSFGEIMGIVLMVFALVGTCLAIGMALIFFKYKHTPIVKANNSELSFLLLFSLTLCFLCSLTFIGQPSDWSCMLRHTAFGITFVLCISCVLGKTIVVLMAFRSTLPGNNIMKWFGPIQQRLSVLAFTLVQVLICVVWLIISPPFPNKNIKYYAERIILECELGSAGAFWAVLGYIGFLSAMCFVLAFLARKLPDNFNEAKFITFSMLIFCAVWITFIPAYVSSPGKYTVAVEIFAILTSSYGLLFCIFAPKCYIILFKPELNTKKHMMGKMPSKSL from the exons ATGCCATCAGGAACCTACTGGGTGAGTCTCACCCGGGACCAGCAGCGGCGGTTGCGAGCACTCATCGCAGAGAATGAGGATCTGTTCATAGCCAGAGATGAGGACTGCTCGCGGACGACCCTAGTCCAGCACAACATCGATACCG CACAGCAGCCAGTGTGCCAGCTACAAGGAAGAGCAGCTTTTCCACACTTTTCTAAGGATGGAGACATTATGATTGGGGGCATGTTCCAAATTCACAGCAATATCGACGCAAAAATGTTTCACTTTAAAACCAAACCAGAACCCTTGGATTGCAGAAG TTTGAACATTGGTGAACTTCAGTCAGCACAAACAATGATCTTTACCATTGAAGAAATAAACAACAGCACAGAGATACTTCCTGGGATCTCACTGGGCTACAAGATCTATGATTCTTGTGACTCCTCACCTTCTTGTGTAAGAGCAGCCATGGCTCTGATGAACGGAAATGAGAAAACTCTCTCTGACACCTCCTGCTCCAGACCAGCTGCAGTTCAAGCTATAATAGGAGAATCTGCATCATCACCCACTGTTGCAATCTCAGAAGCAGTTGGTCCTTTTAGAATTCCTGTG ATCAGTCATTTTGCTACCTGTGCATGTCTGAGCAATAGAAGGAGATTTCCATCATTCTTCAGAACCATCCCCAGTGACTATTATCAGAGCAGAGCCCTGGCTCAGcttgtgaagcactttggatGGACCTGGGTTGGGACCATAAGAACTGATAACGATTATGGCAACAATGGGATGGCTACATTTGTACAGGCTGCCCAGAAAGAGGGGATCTGTATTGAATATTCAGTGTCTATTCATCAGTCTGATTCCAGAGAGAAATTTCTTCAGACAGTAGAGATTATAAAAAGGAGCACTGCAAAAGTCATTGTAACATTTCTTGTTCAAAGAGATATAACTGCCTTAATAAAAGAGTTATCCCTTCAGAATGTAACTGGCCACCAATGGATTGGCAGTGAAGCTTGGATTACCACCAGTAATGTTGCCACAGCAGAAGGTTCTCACGTTCTGAGGGGATCCATTGGATTCAGTGTTATTAAAACCAACATAGAAGGACTGGGAGAGTTTTTAACGAATGTTTATCCATCTGAAATACCAATCAGTGGTCCTCAAAATAGGTTTGGGGAAACTGAATATAATTGTTCCCTGACAGATGAGGGTAATGTAGAAATTCCTTGTGCAAACttggaaaacaaaagagaattgaaaaacataaatacagaAGAATATGATTTTAGAACATACAATAATGTATACAAAGCAGTGTATGCTGTTGCACATTCTCTACACAACATACTTGAGTGCAAGAAAGGTCAAGGTCTGACTGGCAATTATAGCTGTGCAAAAGGAATTACTCCAAAGCCTTGGCAG GTGtaccaatatttaaaaaaggttaATTTCACAACCAAAACTGGAGAGCAGGTCTCATTCGATGACAATGGAGACCCCCCTGCGAGATACGAATTAGTGAACTGGCAGGTTGTTAATGGGAGCACCGTACAGTTCATGACTGTCGGTTACTATGATGCTTCACTGCCAGCAGGACATCAGTTCTTCATGAACCAGGTCAACATTGTTTGGGCAGGGGGTCAACATAAG AAGCCTGAGTCAGTGTGCAGTGAGAGCTGTCTCCCAGGCACTCGAAAGGCAGTTCAGAGAGGAAGGCCTGTGTGTTGCTATGACTGCATACACTGTGCTGATGGAGAGATCAGCAACACTACAG aTTCCACCACTTGTGTCCAGTGTCCTGTAGAATATTGGTCAAATGAGAAAAGAGACAAGTGTATGTTAAAAGCAATGGAATTTCTGTCTTTTGGAGAAATCATGGGAATTGTGCTAATGGTATTTGCTTTGGTTGGGACTTGTTTAGCCATTGGCATGGCTTTGATCTtctttaaatataaacatactCCTATTGTTAAAGCCAATAACTCTGAACTGAGTttccttctgctcttttcactgacactgtgtttcctctgttcaCTTACTTTCATAGGCCAGCCCTCTGACTGGTCCTGTATGTTGCGCCACACAGCATTTGGGATCACATTTGTTCTGTGCATCTCTTGTGTTCTGGGGAAAACAATAGTGGTGTTAATGGCCTTTAGGTCTACATTACCAGGCAATAACATTATGAAATGGTTTGGACCCATACAGCAGAGGTTAAGTGTTCTTGCTTTTACGCTTGTTCAAGTCTTGATTTGTGTTGTTTGGCTGATAATTTCACCTCCTTTTCCAAACAAGAACATTAAATATTATGCAGAGAGAATCATTCTGGAGTGTGAGCTGGGATCTGCAGGTGCATTCTGGGCTGTGTTAGGATACATAGGATTCCTCTCTGCCATGTGCTTTGTGCTCGCTTTCCTGGCTCGGAAGCTGCCTGATAACTTCAATGaagccaaattcattacattcagcATGCTCATATTCTGTGCTGTCTGGATCACCTTTATCCCAGCATATGTCAGTTCCCCTGGAAAATACACAGTAGCTGTAGAAATATTTGCAATTTTGACTTCTAGTTATGGTTTACTATTCTGTATATTTGCACCCAAAtgttatataattttatttaagcCTGAATTAAATACAAAGAAACACATGATGGGTAAAATGCCATCAAAGTCACTGTAG
- the LOC138242237 gene encoding extracellular calcium-sensing receptor-like translates to MIFQAAALLLVVIILRAAQQPVCQLQGRAAFPHFSKDGDIMIGGMFQIQSKIDAKMFHFKTKPEPLDCRSLNIGELQSAQTMIFTIEEINNSTEILPGISLGYKIYDSCDSSPSCVRAAMALMNGNEETLSDTSCSRPAAVQAIIGESSSSPTVAISEAVGPFRIPVISHFATCACLSNRRRFPSFFRTIPSDYYQSTALAQLVKHFGWTWVGTIRTDNDYGNNGMATFVQAAQKEGICIEYSVSIHQSDSREKFLQTVEIIKRSTAKVIVTFLAQRDITALIKELSLQNVTGHQWIGSEAWITTSNVATAEGSHVLRGSIGFSVIKTNIEGLGDGPQNRFGETEYNCSLTDEGNVEIPCANLENKRELKNVNAEESEFRVYNNVYKAVYAVAHSLHNILECKKGQGLTGNYSCAKGITPKPWQVYQYLKKVNFTTKTGEQVSFDDNGDPPARYELVNWQVVNGSTVQFMTVGYYDASLPAGHQFVMNQVNIVWAGGQHKKPESVCSESCLPGTRKAVQRGRPVCCYDCIRCADGEISNTTDSTTCVQCPVEYWSNEKRDKCMLKAMEFLSFGEIMGIVLMVFALIGTCLAIGMALIFFKYKHTPIVKANNSELSFLLLFSLTLCFLCSLTFIGQPSDWSCMLRHTAFGITFVLCISCVLGKTIVVLMAFRSTLPGNNIMKWFGPIQQRLSVLAFTLVQVLICVVWLIISPPFPNKNIKYYAERIILECELGSAGAFWAVLGYIGFLSAMCFVLAFLARKLPDNFNEAKFITFSMLIFCAVWITFIPAYVSSPGKYTVAVEIFAILTSSFGLLFCIFAPKCYIILFKPELNTKKHMIGKMSSKSL, encoded by the exons ATGATTTTTCAGGCAGCAGCTTTGCTGCTGGTTGTTATCATTTTGAGAGCAGCACAGCAGCCAGTGTGCCAGCTACAAGGAAGAGCAGCTTTTCCACACTTTTCTAAGGATGGAGACATTATGATTGGGGGCATGTTCCAAATTCAAAGTAAAATCGACGCAAAAATGTTTCACTTTAAAACCAAACCAGAACCCCTGGATTGCAGAAG TTTGAACATTGGTGAACTTCAGTCAGCACAAACAATGATCTTTACCATTGAAGAAATAAACAACAGCACAGAGATACTTCCTGGGATCTCACTGGGCTACAAGATCTATGATTCTTGTGACTCCTCACCTTCTTGTGTAAGAGCAGCCATGGCTCTGATGAATGGAAATGAGGAAACTCTCTCTGACACCTCCTGCTCCAGACCAGCTGCAGTTCAAGCTATAATAGGAGAGTCATCATCATCACCCACTGTTGCAATCTCAGAAGCAGTCGGTCCTTTTAGAATTCCTGTG ATCAGCCACTTTGCTACCTGTGCGTGTCTGAGCAATAGAAGGAGATTTCCATCATTCTTCAGAACCATCCCCAGTGACTATTACCAAAGCACAGCCCTGGCTCAGCTTGTGAAGCACTTTGGGTGGACCTGGGTTGGGACCATAAGAACTGATAACGATTATGGCAACAATGGGATGGCTACATTTGTACAGGCTGCCCAGAAAGAGGGGATCTGTATTGAATATTCAGTGTCTATTCATCAGTCTGATTCCAGAGAGAAATTTCTTCAGACAGTAGAGATTATAAAAAGGAGCACTGCAAAAGTCATTGTAACATTTCTTGCTCAAAGAGATATAACTGCCTTAATAAAAGAGTTATCCCTTCAGAATGTAACTGGCCACCAATGGATTGGCAGTGAAGCTTGGATTACCACCAGTAATGTTGCCACAGCAGAAGGTTCTCACGTTCTGAGGGGATCCATTGGATTCAGTGTTATTAAAACCAACATAGAAGGACTGGGAGa TGGTCCTCAAAATAGGTTTGGGGAAACTGAATATAATTGTTCCCTGACAGATGAGGGTAATGTAGAAATTCCTTGTGCAAACttggaaaacaaaagagaattaaaaaacgTAAATGCAGAAGAATCTGAATTTAGAGTATACAATAATGTATACAAAGCAGTGTATGCTGTTGCACATTCTCTACACAACATACTTGAGTGCAAGAAAGGTCAAGGTCTGACTGGCAATTATAGCTGTGCAAAAGGAATTACTCCAAAGCCTTGGCAG GTGtaccaatatttaaaaaaggttaatttcacaaccaaaactggagaacaggtCTCATTCGATGACAATGGAGACCCCCCTGCGAGATATGAATTAGTGAACTGGCAGGTTGTTAATGGGAGCACCGTACAGTTCATGACTGTCGGTTACTATGATGCTTCACTGCCAGCAGGACATCAGTTCGTCATGAACCAGGTCAACATTGTTTGGGCAGGGGGTCAACATAAG AAGCCTGAGTCAGTGTGCAGTGAGAGCTGTCTCCCAGGCACTCGAAAGGCAGTTCAGAGAGGAAGGCCTGTGTGTTGCTATGACTGCATACGCTGTGCTGATGGAGAGATCAGCAACACCACAG aTTCCACCACTTGTGTCCAGTGTCCTGTAGAATATTGGTCAAATGAGAAAAGAGACAAGTGTATGTTAAAAGCAATGGAATTTCTGTCTTTTGGAGAAATCATGGGAATTGTGCTAATGGTATTTGCTTTGATTGGGACTTGTTTAGCCATTGGCATGGCTTTAATCTtctttaaatataaacatactCCTATTGTTAAAGCCAATAACTCTGAACTGAGTttccttctgctcttttcactgacactgtgtttcctctgttcaCTTACTTTCATCGGCCAGCCCTCTGACTGGTCCTGTATGTTGCGCCATACAGCATTTGGGATCACATTTGTCCTGTGCATCTCTTGTGTTCTGGGGAAAACAATAGTGGTGTTAATGGCCTTTAGGTCTACATTACCAGGCAATAACATTATGAAATGGTTTGGACCCATACAGCAGAGGTTAAGTGTTCTTGCTTTTACGCTTGTTCAAGTCTTGATTTGTGTTGTTTGGCTGATAATTTCACCTCCTTTTCCAAACAAGAACATTAAATATTATGCAGAGAGAATCATTCTGGAGTGTGAGCTGGGATCTGCAGGTGCATTCTGGGCTGTGTTAGGATACATAGGATTCCTCTCTGCCATGTGCTTTGTACTCGCTTTCCTGGCTCGGAAGCTGCCTGATAACTTCAATGaagccaaattcattacattcagcATGCTCATATTCTGTGCTGTCTGGATCACCTTTATCCCAGCATATGTCAGTTCCCCTGGTAAATACACAGTAGCTGTAGAAATATTTGCAATTTTGACTTCTAGTTTTGGTTTACTGTTCTGTATATTTGCACCCAAAtgttatataattttatttaagcCTGAATTAAATACAAAGAAACACATGATTGGTAAGATGTCATCAAAGTCATTGTAG
- the LOC102694238 gene encoding extracellular calcium-sensing receptor-like, translating into MFFQAAVLMMVVSVLILAEQPVCRIQGRAAFPDLSRDGDILIGGMFQIHSNYEEKINSFTTKPEPPGGKSLFFAEFQSALTMIFTIEEINNRTDLLPGVTLGFKIYDTYGSIPLAIRAAMALMNGNEETLSDSSCSRPAAVQAIIGESASSPTIAISSAVGPFQIPVVSHFATCACLSNRRRFPSFFRTIPSDYYQSRALAQLVKHFGWTWVGAIRTDNDYGSYGMATFVEAAQQEGICIEYSEVIHHTYSRQKILKVTEMIKKSTAKVIVAFLDQGDIMALIKELSLQNVTHLQWLGSDAWITASNVATAEGYEVLRGSIGFAVIKTKIYGLREFLMSVHPSQFPGNALLNEFWETTFNCSLMNVSKAKQPCTGFENLETLKNEYADTSEMRVFNNIYKAVYAVAYSLHSLLECKKVKGLSSNYTCSKGINTEPWQVIEYLKNINFTTKAGERVSFDHNGDPAARYELVNWQHVNESTIQFMTVGHYDASLPADKRFSINQVEIVWAGGQTKKPESVCSESCPPGTRKAAQRGRPVCCYDCLQCADGEISNTTDAYDCIQCPLEYWSNEKQDKCILKTIEFLSFGEIMGILLIAFSFSGASLTLCIAFIFIKYKDSPIVKANNSELSFLLLFSLTLCFLCSLTFIGQPSDWSCMLRHTAFGITFVLCISCVLGKTIVVLMAFRATLPGSNIMKWFGPKQQRLSVLGFTLVQVLICILWLTISRPFPHINTQYYKDKIILECDIGSVMGFCAVLGYIGFLSAMCFVLAFLARKLPDNFNEAKFITFSMLIFCAVWITFIPAYVSSPGKFTVAVEIFAILSSSFSLLFCIFAPKCYIILLKPELNTKKHMMGSMAKSR; encoded by the exons atgttttttcaggcagcagTGTTGATGATGGTTGTTTCTGTTTTGATATTGGCAGAACAGCCTGTTTGCAGGATTCAGGGAAGAGCAGCTTTTCCAGACTTATCTAGAGACGGAGATATCCTGATCGGCGGGATGTTCCAAATCCACAGCaattatgaagaaaaaataaactcctTTACAACCAAACCAGAGCCCCCTGGAGGGAAAAG CTTATTCTTTGCAGAATTTCAGTCGGCACTGACGATGATCTTTACAATTGAAGAAATAAACAACAGGACTGATCTTCTTCCTGGAGTGACTTTGGGATTTAAGATTTATGACACATATGGCTCCATACCTTTGGCTATAAGAGCAGCCATGGCTCTGATGAATGGAAATGAGGAAACTCTCTCTGACAGCTCCTGCTCCAGACCAGCTGCAGTTCAAGCTATAATAGGAGAATCTGCATCATCACCCACAATTGCAATCTCATCAGCAGTTGGACCTTTTCAAATTCCTGTG GTCAGTCACTTTGCAACCTGTGCATGTCTGAGCAATAGAAGACGATTCCCTTCATTCTTCAGAACCATCCCCAGTGACTATTATCAGAGCAGAGCCCTGGCTCAGCTGGTGAAGCACTTTGGATGGACCTGGGTTGGGGCTATAAGAACTGATAATGACTATGGCAGTTATGGGATGGCTACATTTGTGGAAGCTGCACAACAAGAAGGAATCTGTATTGAATATTCTGAAGTAATTCACCATACCTATTCCAGACAGAAAATTCTTAAGGTTACAGAAATGATAAAAAAGAGCACCGCAAAAGTTATAGTAGCATTTCTTGACCAAGGAGACATAATGGCTTTAATAAAAGAATTATCCCTTCAGAATGTAACTCATCTCCAATGGCTTGGCAGTGATGCCTGGATTACTGCCAGTAATGTTGCTACAGCAGAGGGTTATGAAGTTTTGAGAGGATCCATTGGATTTGCTGTCATTAAAACCAAAATATATGGATTGAGAGAATTTTTAATGAGTGTCCACCCATCTCAATTTCCAGGCAATGCTCTCTTAAACGAGTTTTGGGAAACCACATTTAATTGTTCACTGATGAATGTATCCAAAGCCAAACAGCCTTGTACAGGGTTTGAAAACTTAGAAACACTGAAGAATGAATATGCAGATACATCAGAGATGAGAGTATTCAATAACATATACAAAGCAGTGTATGCTGTTGCATATTCTCTGCACAGTCTGCTTGAATGCAAAAAAGTAAAAGGCCTGTCTTCAAATTATACCTGTTCAAAAGGAATAAATACAGAACCATGGCAG GTAATTGAGTATCTGAAAAATATTAACTTCACAACCAAGGCTGGGGAGCGGGTCTCCTTTGATCACAATGGAGATCCAGCTGCAAGATATGAGTTAGTGAACTGGCAGCATGTTAACGAGAGCACCATACAGTTCATGACAGTAGGTCACTATGATGCTTCATTGCCAGCGGACAAACGGTTTTCCATAAACCAAGTTGAAATTGTATGGGCAGGTGGTCAAACAAAG AAGCCTGAGTCAGTGTGCAGTGAGAGCTGTCCTCCAGGCACTCGAAAGGCAGCTCAGAGAGGAAGGCCTGTGTGTTGCTATGACTGTTTACAATGTGCTGACGGAGAGATCAGCAACACTACAG ATGCTTATGATTGTATCCAGTGTCCTCTGGAATACTGGTCAAATGAGAAACAAGATAAATGCATATTAAAAACAATAGAATTCTTGTCCTTTGGAGAAATCATGGGAATACTACTCATAGCTTTTTCATTTTCTGGTGCTTCTTTAACCCTATGCATAGccttcattttcattaaatataaaGACAGCCCAATTGTTAAAGCCAATAACTCTGAACTGAGTttccttctgctcttttcattgacactgtgtttcctctgttcaCTTACTTTCATTGGCCAGCCCTCTGACTGGTCCTGTATGTTGCGCCACACAGCATTTGGGATCACATTTGTCCTGTGCATCTCTTGTGTTCTGGGGAAAACAATAGTGGTGTTAATGGCCTTTAGGGCTACCCTGCCAGGCAGTAACATTATGAAATGGTTTGGCCCCAAACAGCAGCGTTTAAGTGTTCTGGGTTTCACACTTGTACAGGTCTTGATTTGTATTCTTTGGTTGACAATTTCACGTCCCTTTCCTCATATAAATACACAATACTACAAAGATAAAATCATTCTTGAGTGTGACATAGGATCAGTAATGGGATTTTGTGCTGTGTTAGGGTATATAGGATTCCTCTCTGCCATGTGCTTTGTGCTCGCTTTCCTGGCTCGGAAGCTGCCTGATAACTTCAATGaagccaaattcattacattcagcATGCTCATATTCTGTGCTGTCTGGATCACCTTTATCCCAGCATATGTTAGTTCCCCTGGAAAGTTCACAGTAGCAGTGGAAATTTTTGCAATTTTGTCTTCCAGCTTCAGTTTACTTTTCTGTATATTTGCACCCAAATGCTACATTATTTTACTAAAACCTGAACTGAATACAAAGAAACACATGATGGGCAGTATGGCAAAGTCACGGTAG